One stretch of Zingiber officinale cultivar Zhangliang chromosome 6B, Zo_v1.1, whole genome shotgun sequence DNA includes these proteins:
- the LOC121988844 gene encoding beta-galactosidase-like: MSGGRLPALVLLLLAAAMLAASTLPVEASVGYDHKALIIDGRRRILISGSIHYPRSTPDMWPDLIQKAKDGGLDVIQSYVFWNGHEPSQGQFYFGGNYDLVRFVKLVKEAGLYVHLRIGPYACAEWNFGGFPVWLKYVPGIQFRTDNGPFKAAMESFTTKIVSMMKAEGLFQTQGGPIILCQIENEYGPVEFYGGAPAVRYTNWAAQMAVGLSTGIPWVMCKQDDAPDPVINTCNDFYCDWFSPNKPNKPTMWTELWTSWFTAFGGPVPYRPAEDIAYAVAKFIQKGGSFINYYMYHGGTNFGRTSGGPFIATSYDYDAPIDEYGLLRQPKWGHLRDLHKAIKLCEPALVSADPTVTKLGNSQEAHVFRSNSGACAAFLANNDPSSAVRVTFNGFPYDLPAWSISVLPDCKTVTFNTAKVAAPTSQIKMSWFEGFSFKSYTEDISSLDSSSFTKDGLIEQLSLTWDKSDYLWYTTYIDISPNEHFLKTGKWPYLTVMSAGHAMQVFVNGQKFGFVYGDVDNPKITYSGNVKMWQGSNKISILSVSVGLQNIGNHFETWNVGVLGPVTLDGLNEGKRDLSSQKWTYQIGTHGEHLNLHTASGSSSVKWGDAAKDQPFTWYQAYFNAPSGNEPLALDMSSMGKGQIWINGQGIGRYWPANKASGICRSCDYRGNYNEKKCLSNCGEPSQKWYHVPRSWLNPTGNYLVVFEELGGDPSGISLVKRTAK, encoded by the exons ATGAGCGGCGGCAGGCTCCCGGCGCTGGTGCTGCTGCTGCTGGCGGCGGCGATGTTGGCGGCGTCAACGTTGCCGGTGGAAGCCTCCGTCGGCTACGACCATAAGGCGCTGATCATCGACGGTCGTAGGAGGATTTTAATCTCCGGTTCGATACACTACCCGAGGAGCACTCCGGAC ATGTGGCCAGACCTTATACAGAAGGCAAAAGACGGCGGCTTGGATGTGATCCAGAGCTACGTGTTCTGGAACGGCCACGAGCCTTCTCAAGGACAG TTTTACTTTGGAGGCAATTACGACCTCGTTCGATTCGTCAAGCTGGTGAAAGAGGCCGGCCTCTACGTTCATCTTCGAATTGGTCCTTATGCTTGCGCAGAATGGAACTTCgg AGGATTTCCTGTTTGGCTTAAGTATGTTCCTGGAATCCAGTTTAGGACAGACAATGGGCCCTTCAAG GCGGCGATGGAAAGTTTTACGACGAAGATCGTCTCCATGATGAAGGCCGAAGGTCTGTTTCAGACACAGGGCGGCCCCATTATACTATGTCAG ATTGAGAATGAATACGGTCCCGTAGAATTTTATGGAGGTGCTCCGGCTGTCCGTTACACCAACTGGGCTGCTCAAATGGCTGTGGGTCTGAGCACAGGCATTCCATGGGTTATGTGCAAACAAGACGATGCCCCTGATCCAGTA ATAAACACATGTAATGATTTCTACTGCGATTGGTTCTCTCCAAATAAACCGAATAAACCAACTATGTGGACAGAACTCTGGACTAGCTG GTTCACTGCTTTTGGAGGCCCAGTTCCTTACAGGCCGGCTGAGGACATAGCTTATGCAGTTGCAAAGTTTATCCAGAAAGGTGGATCTTTCATCAATTACTATATG TATCATGGAGGAACAAATTTCGGTCGAACTTCCGGTGGCCCTTTCATTGCAACAAGCTATGACTATGATGCCCCAATTGATGAATATG GGCTCTTGAGGCAACCTAAATGGGGTCACCTAAGGGACCTCCACAAGGCCATCAAACTCTGTGAGCCGGCACTTGTGTCAGCGGATCCCACAGTCACCAAACTTGGAAACAGTCAAGAG GCTCATGTCTTCCGATCGAACTCCGGTGCCTGTGCTGCATTCCTTGCTAACAATGATCCTAGTTCAGCTGTTAGAGTCACTTTCAATGGATTCCCTTATGATCTTCCAGCTTGGTCCATTAGTGTCCTTCCTGATTGCAAAACCGTGACATTCAACACTGCAAAG GTAGCAGCTCCAACTTCGCAGATTAAGATGTCGTGGTTCGAAGGGTTCTCTTTTAAGTCCTATACTGAAGATATCAGCTCATTGGACAGTAGTTCCTTCACAAAAGATGGACTAATTGAACAGTTAAGCTTGACATGGGACAAGTCAGATTACCTTTGGTACACCACATA CATCGACATCAGCCCGAATGAACACTTCCTGAAGACTGGCAAGTGGCCTTATCTGACTGTGATGTCGGCCGGTCATGCCATGCAAGTTTTTGTCAATGGACAGAAGTTCG GGTTCGTGTATGGTGATGTAGACAATCCAAAGATAACTTATTCAGGGAATGTGAAAATGTGGCAAGGAAGCAACAAGATCTCCATTTTGAGTGTATCAGTTGGCTTACAA AATATTGGTAACCACTTTGAGACATGGAATGTGGGTGTTCTAGGGCCAGTTACCCTAGATGGCCTTAATGAGGGAAAGAGAGACTTGTCATCACAGAAATGGACTTATCAG ATTGGTACACATGGTGAGCATTTGAATCTGCACACTGCTAGTGGCAGTTCTTCAGTTAAGTGGGGAGATGCAGCTAAGGACCAGCCTTTCACCTGGTACCAG GCCTACTTCAATGCTCCATCTGGAAATGAGCCATTGGCTTTGGACATGAGCAGCATGGGGAAAGGTCAGATATGGATCAATGGGCAGGGCATTGGCCGCTACTGGCCTGCTAACAAGGCATCAGGCATTTGTAGGAGCTGTGATTACCGTGGCAATTACAATGAGAAGAAGTGTCTGAGCAACTGTGGAGAGCCTTCTCAAAAATG GTATCATGTTCCTCGATCATGGTTAAATCCAACTGGGAATTACCTTGTGGTGTTTGAAGAGTTGGGAGGGGATCCAAGTGGCATTTCTTTGGTGAAGAGAACAGCAAAATGA